In one Streptomyces marincola genomic region, the following are encoded:
- a CDS encoding alpha-ketoacid dehydrogenase subunit beta, whose amino-acid sequence MAAEKMALAKALNASLRTALETDPKVLVMGEDVGRLGGVFRITDQLQKDFGEDRVIDTPLAESGIIGTAIGLALRGYRPVAEIQFDGFVFPAYDQIVTQLAKMHARSLGAVRLPVVIRIPYGGGIGAVEHHSESPEALFAHVAGLKIVTPSDASDAYWMLQQAIQCDDPVVFFEPKARYWDKGEVDREGIPGPLHAAKVVRPGDDLTIAAYGPSVKTALAAASAAEEDGVSLEVVDLRSVSPIDFDTLQRSVERTGRLVVVHEAPVFFGSGGEIAARITERCFYHLEAPVLRVGGFHAPYPPARLEEEYLPGLDRVLDSVDRALAY is encoded by the coding sequence ATGGCGGCCGAGAAGATGGCGCTCGCGAAGGCGCTCAACGCCTCGCTGCGCACGGCGCTCGAAACCGACCCGAAGGTCCTGGTCATGGGCGAGGACGTGGGCCGGCTCGGCGGCGTCTTCCGCATCACCGACCAGCTCCAGAAGGACTTCGGCGAGGACCGGGTCATCGACACGCCGCTCGCCGAGTCCGGCATCATCGGCACCGCCATCGGCCTGGCCCTGCGCGGCTACCGGCCGGTCGCCGAGATCCAGTTCGACGGCTTCGTGTTCCCCGCGTACGACCAGATCGTCACCCAGCTCGCCAAGATGCACGCCCGTTCCCTGGGCGCCGTCCGGCTGCCCGTCGTCATCCGCATCCCCTACGGGGGCGGCATCGGCGCGGTCGAGCACCACAGCGAGTCCCCCGAGGCCCTGTTCGCGCACGTCGCCGGCCTGAAGATCGTCACCCCCTCCGACGCGTCGGACGCGTACTGGATGCTCCAGCAGGCGATCCAGTGCGACGACCCGGTGGTGTTCTTCGAGCCGAAGGCCAGGTACTGGGACAAGGGCGAGGTCGACCGCGAGGGCATCCCAGGCCCCCTGCACGCGGCCAAGGTGGTCAGGCCGGGCGATGACCTGACGATCGCCGCCTACGGGCCCTCGGTGAAGACGGCGCTCGCCGCGGCGAGCGCGGCCGAGGAGGACGGCGTCTCGCTGGAAGTGGTCGACCTGCGGTCGGTCTCGCCGATCGACTTCGACACCCTCCAGCGGTCGGTCGAACGGACCGGCCGCTTGGTGGTGGTGCACGAGGCGCCGGTGTTCTTCGGCTCCGGCGGCGAGATCGCCGCCCGCATCACGGAGCGCTGCTTCTACCATCTGGAAGCGCCGGTGCTGCGCGTGGGCGGTTTCCACGCGCCGTATCCGCCCGCGCGGCTGGAGGAGGAGTACCTTCCCGGGCTTGACAGGGTGCTGGACAGCGTCGACCGCGCCTTGGCGTACTGA
- a CDS encoding response regulator, producing MGEDGKVTVFLLDDHEVVRRGVHELLAMEPDIEVVGEAGTAADALARIPAARPDVAVLDVRLPDGSGVEVCREIRSRDESISCLMLTSYADDEALFDAIMAGASGYVLKAIRGTELLTAVRDVAAGRSLLDPEATRRVLDRLRGGDTADGDDRLERLTDQERRILGLIGDGLTNRAIGQELNLAEKTIKNYVSSLLAKLGMERRSQAAAYVARRQAERGR from the coding sequence GTGGGCGAAGACGGAAAAGTCACCGTATTCCTCCTCGACGATCACGAGGTGGTGCGGCGCGGCGTGCACGAGCTGCTCGCGATGGAGCCGGACATCGAGGTCGTGGGCGAGGCGGGCACCGCCGCCGACGCGCTGGCCCGCATCCCCGCCGCGCGTCCTGACGTCGCCGTGCTCGACGTGCGGCTGCCGGACGGCAGTGGCGTCGAGGTCTGCCGGGAAATTCGTTCGAGGGATGAGTCGATCAGCTGTCTGATGCTCACGTCCTACGCGGACGACGAGGCGCTGTTCGACGCGATCATGGCGGGCGCCTCGGGATACGTGCTCAAGGCCATCCGCGGCACCGAGCTGCTGACCGCCGTCCGGGACGTGGCCGCGGGCAGGTCGCTGCTCGACCCCGAGGCCACCCGGCGCGTCCTCGACCGGCTGCGCGGCGGCGACACGGCGGACGGCGACGACCGGCTCGAACGGCTGACGGACCAGGAGCGGCGCATCCTCGGCCTCATCGGGGACGGGCTGACCAACCGCGCGATCGGCCAGGAGCTCAACCTCGCCGAGAAGACGATCAAGAACTACGTGTCCAGTCTGCTGGCCAAGCTCGGCATGGAACGGCGCTCCCAGGCCGCGGCCTACGTCGCCAGGCGCCAGGCGGAACGCGGCCGGTAG
- a CDS encoding bacterial proteasome activator family protein — MTQPSNDAPQEKSQILVVGPDGMALSGVAPQGNGEGDGGPNETPLTEMVEQPAKVMRIGSMIKQLLEEVKSAPLDEASRARLKEIHASSVKELEEGLAPELVAELSRLSLPFTDDSVPTDAELRIAQAQLVGWLEGLFHGIQTALFAQQMAARAQLEQMRRALPPGALGDEGQESDDPRGGARSGPYL; from the coding sequence ATGACACAGCCGAGCAACGACGCACCGCAGGAGAAGTCCCAGATTCTGGTCGTGGGGCCGGACGGGATGGCGCTCAGCGGTGTCGCGCCCCAGGGAAACGGTGAAGGCGACGGGGGGCCGAACGAGACGCCCCTGACCGAGATGGTGGAGCAGCCGGCGAAGGTCATGCGGATCGGCAGCATGATCAAGCAGCTGCTCGAAGAGGTGAAGTCGGCGCCGCTCGACGAGGCGAGCCGGGCCCGGCTGAAGGAGATCCACGCCAGCTCGGTCAAGGAGCTGGAGGAAGGGCTCGCGCCCGAGCTGGTGGCGGAGCTGAGCCGCCTGTCGCTGCCGTTCACGGATGACAGCGTGCCCACCGACGCCGAGCTGCGCATCGCGCAGGCGCAGCTGGTCGGCTGGCTCGAAGGGCTGTTCCACGGCATTCAGACGGCGCTGTTCGCGCAGCAGATGGCGGCCCGCGCGCAGCTCGAACAGATGCGGCGGGCCCTGCCGCCCGGCGCGCTGGGCGACGAGGGGCAGGAGAGCGACGACCCGCGCGGCGGCGCGCGTTCCGGCCCCTACCTGTAG
- a CDS encoding phosphotransferase, whose product MSAVPDRAAGLSGRTLAALLRRYDAGEPVACERVAEGLLNHGYRLATTRGVFFLKHHIGGDPQTVTPLAGRHRATAALARLGLPAVPPVPARDGRTVAVLRGRAYALHPWVEGRHRHGRQLDGGESRRLGALLGRVHGALEGVIRRSPPRRPPEREAARTADTQALIDQLLRRVRSRARRTAFDELAEYRLLERRVLLRAHAHLRPGAREIPAEGWVHGDFHPLNLLYRAEPPVEPVAIVDWDRLAVRPRAEEAVRAAAIFYLCPDGRLELPKIRAYARAYRAAVGASSAELAAAVHRVWWERLNDFWMLRWHYERADRRPDPQFPAAGALVVWWTRNAAAVRDAFCD is encoded by the coding sequence GTGTCGGCGGTCCCTGACCGCGCGGCGGGGCTCTCCGGACGCACCCTGGCGGCGCTGCTGCGCCGGTACGACGCGGGGGAGCCCGTCGCCTGCGAACGGGTCGCGGAGGGGCTGCTGAACCACGGCTACCGGCTGGCGACCACGCGCGGCGTGTTCTTCCTGAAGCACCACATCGGCGGCGACCCGCAGACGGTGACGCCGCTGGCCGGCCGGCACCGCGCGACGGCCGCGCTCGCCCGGCTCGGCCTGCCCGCGGTGCCGCCGGTGCCCGCGCGGGACGGGCGGACGGTCGCGGTGCTGCGCGGCCGGGCCTACGCGCTGCACCCGTGGGTGGAGGGCAGGCACCGGCACGGCAGGCAGCTCGACGGCGGCGAGAGCCGGCGGCTCGGCGCGCTGCTCGGCCGGGTCCACGGGGCGCTCGAAGGCGTGATAAGGCGCTCGCCGCCGAGGCGCCCGCCGGAGCGCGAGGCGGCGCGCACGGCCGACACGCAGGCGCTGATCGATCAGCTGCTCCGCCGGGTGCGCTCGCGCGCCCGCAGGACCGCGTTCGACGAGCTGGCCGAGTACCGCCTGCTGGAGCGGCGGGTGCTGCTGCGCGCGCACGCGCACCTGCGGCCCGGGGCGCGGGAGATACCCGCCGAGGGGTGGGTGCACGGGGACTTCCACCCGCTGAACCTGCTGTACCGGGCCGAGCCGCCGGTGGAGCCGGTCGCGATCGTGGACTGGGACCGGCTGGCGGTGCGCCCGCGCGCCGAGGAGGCGGTCAGGGCGGCGGCGATCTTCTACCTCTGCCCGGACGGCCGCCTCGAACTGCCGAAGATCCGCGCCTACGCCCGCGCCTACCGGGCGGCCGTGGGGGCGTCATCCGCGGAGCTGGCCGCCGCCGTGCACCGGGTGTGGTGGGAGCGGCTGAACGACTTCTGGATGCTGCGCTGGCACTACGAACGGGCCGACCGCAGGCCCGATCCGCAGTTCCCCGCCGCCGGGGCCCTGGTGGTGTGGTGGACGCGGAACGCGGCGGCGGTGCGGGACGCGTTCTGCGACTGA
- a CDS encoding dihydrolipoamide acetyltransferase family protein has translation MAAEAQRYREFRMPDVGEGLAEAEILKWLVAPGDTVSDGQTVVEVETAKAAVELPIPYDGTVREILFPEGTTVDVGTPIITVDTDPGAGPPPGAEAPAAPAAADGGAAGEGGGNGEPPAGEGRQPVLVGYGVSAPSGRRRPRKPRIPEPAAPEPAAVPEPAPVPEPQAASRGQAARENGRPLAKPPVRKLAKDLGVDLAGVTPTGADGIVTRDDVHAAARRPAPGAAADHDRASRNGQPAADHAPAAGSVPAVEPQSLAAIRERRVPIKGVRKATAQAMVSSAFTAPHATEFITVDVTRTMRLVGELKEDPDFAGLRVNPLLLVAKALLVAIRRNPEVNAAWDEENQEIVYKDYVNLGIAAATQRGLIVPNIKDAQAMTLPELSRALGDLVATAKEGRTPLADMRDGTVTITNVGVFGVDTGTPILTPGEAAILAFGAIREQPWVHKGKVKPRHVTTLALSFDHRLVDGELGSKVLADVAAVLERPKRLITWA, from the coding sequence ATGGCTGCTGAAGCACAGCGCTACCGCGAGTTCAGAATGCCGGACGTGGGCGAAGGACTCGCCGAGGCGGAGATCCTGAAGTGGCTCGTCGCGCCGGGCGACACGGTCAGCGACGGGCAGACGGTGGTGGAGGTCGAGACCGCCAAGGCGGCGGTCGAGCTGCCCATCCCCTACGACGGAACGGTGCGCGAGATCCTCTTCCCCGAGGGCACCACCGTGGATGTCGGCACCCCGATCATCACGGTCGACACCGACCCGGGCGCGGGGCCGCCGCCGGGCGCCGAGGCACCCGCGGCTCCGGCGGCGGCGGACGGCGGCGCGGCCGGGGAGGGCGGCGGGAACGGCGAGCCCCCGGCGGGCGAGGGCAGGCAGCCCGTGCTCGTCGGCTACGGCGTCTCGGCGCCGTCGGGCAGGCGCAGGCCGCGCAAGCCGCGCATCCCGGAGCCGGCCGCTCCCGAGCCGGCGGCCGTTCCGGAACCGGCCCCCGTTCCCGAGCCGCAGGCCGCGTCCCGCGGGCAGGCGGCGCGGGAGAACGGACGGCCGCTGGCCAAGCCCCCGGTCCGCAAGCTGGCCAAGGACCTCGGGGTCGACCTCGCGGGCGTCACGCCGACCGGCGCGGACGGGATCGTCACCCGCGACGACGTGCACGCCGCCGCCAGGCGCCCGGCACCCGGCGCCGCGGCCGACCACGACCGCGCCTCCAGGAACGGGCAGCCAGCCGCCGACCACGCGCCGGCGGCCGGCTCCGTGCCGGCCGTTGAGCCGCAGTCGCTGGCCGCGATCCGCGAACGCCGGGTACCGATCAAGGGCGTGCGCAAGGCGACGGCGCAGGCGATGGTGTCGAGCGCGTTCACCGCGCCGCACGCGACCGAGTTCATCACGGTCGATGTGACGCGCACGATGCGCCTGGTCGGCGAGCTGAAGGAGGACCCGGACTTCGCCGGGCTCCGCGTCAACCCGCTGCTGCTGGTCGCCAAGGCCCTGCTCGTCGCCATCCGCCGCAACCCCGAGGTGAACGCGGCCTGGGACGAGGAGAACCAGGAGATCGTCTACAAGGACTACGTCAACCTGGGCATCGCCGCGGCCACCCAGCGCGGCCTGATCGTCCCGAACATCAAGGACGCGCAGGCCATGACCCTGCCCGAGCTGTCGCGGGCGCTCGGCGACCTGGTCGCCACCGCGAAGGAGGGCAGGACACCGCTGGCCGACATGCGGGACGGCACGGTGACGATCACCAACGTCGGCGTCTTCGGCGTCGACACCGGGACCCCGATCCTCACCCCGGGCGAGGCCGCGATCCTCGCGTTCGGCGCGATCCGCGAGCAGCCGTGGGTCCACAAGGGCAAGGTCAAGCCCCGGCACGTCACCACGCTCGCGCTGTCCTTCGACCACCGGCTCGTCGACGGCGAGCTGGGCTCGAAGGTGCTCGCGGACGTGGCGGCCGTGCTTGAGCGGCCCAAGCGGCTGATCACCTGGGCCTGA
- a CDS encoding Stk1 family PASTA domain-containing Ser/Thr kinase, translating to MSDHARPPGNHRGPSVGGGRYQLLDVVGRGGMASVHLAWDTVLERRVAIKTMHAELAREDAFRERFKREAQSVAKLTHTNIVSVYDTGEDRIDGALVPYIVMEYVEGRSLGAELERDVERYGAMPADKALRITADVLAALDISHEMELVHRDIKPGNVMLTRRDVVKVMDFGIARAMQSGVAAMTQTGMVVGTPHYLSPEQALGRGVDARSDLYSVGVMLFELLTGRLVFDAESALAIAYAHVQEEPQAPSTINASVPPAVDALVARALQKNPNDRFPSAQVFADECRRVAGALTGAAPSIVPGAQAPSNSGAAVSNAVFPQFGSPTPPPGGYATPYAPAQPPPGGYGYPHPAQNAAPPYGGAPHGATGAVPETRLTSGGGDGRRGGSWLVATAAVVATALVAAVAVLALMNGGDDGGGEDQAGGSGGSTGQGGDAEGAEVSQEPTERERRYTPGDPEQAIQPSACVSAANHYDQEEHPGALTAPDFYDFHIDSVKACLRAAGWSYDEELHYEDEVIKGEGMVLRQNPAPGEPYDPEEDEFELTVSTGNERVS from the coding sequence ATGAGTGACCACGCCAGGCCGCCGGGAAACCATAGAGGGCCCTCCGTGGGGGGCGGCCGCTACCAGCTGTTGGACGTCGTCGGCAGGGGCGGCATGGCGTCCGTGCATCTGGCCTGGGACACGGTCCTGGAGCGGCGGGTCGCGATCAAGACGATGCACGCGGAACTCGCACGTGAGGACGCCTTCCGCGAGCGCTTCAAACGCGAGGCGCAGTCCGTCGCGAAGCTCACCCACACCAACATCGTCTCCGTGTACGACACCGGCGAGGACCGGATCGACGGGGCGCTGGTGCCCTACATCGTCATGGAGTACGTCGAGGGCCGTTCGCTCGGCGCCGAGCTGGAGCGGGACGTCGAGCGGTACGGCGCGATGCCGGCCGACAAGGCCCTGCGCATCACCGCGGACGTGCTGGCCGCGCTCGACATCAGCCACGAGATGGAGCTGGTGCACCGGGACATCAAGCCGGGGAACGTCATGCTGACCCGCCGCGATGTGGTGAAGGTCATGGACTTCGGCATCGCGCGGGCCATGCAGTCCGGGGTCGCCGCGATGACGCAGACCGGCATGGTGGTCGGGACCCCGCACTACCTCTCGCCGGAACAGGCGCTCGGCCGCGGCGTGGACGCCAGGTCCGACCTGTACTCGGTGGGCGTCATGCTCTTCGAACTGCTCACCGGGCGGCTGGTGTTCGACGCGGAGTCCGCGCTCGCCATCGCCTACGCGCATGTGCAGGAGGAGCCGCAGGCGCCGTCCACCATCAACGCCTCGGTGCCCCCGGCCGTCGACGCGCTCGTGGCGCGCGCCCTCCAGAAGAACCCGAACGACCGCTTCCCCTCGGCCCAGGTGTTCGCCGACGAGTGCCGGCGCGTGGCCGGCGCCCTCACCGGCGCGGCCCCGAGCATCGTGCCGGGCGCGCAGGCCCCGTCCAACAGCGGGGCCGCCGTGTCGAACGCGGTGTTCCCGCAGTTCGGCAGCCCGACGCCGCCGCCCGGCGGCTACGCCACCCCCTACGCGCCGGCGCAGCCGCCCCCGGGCGGCTACGGCTACCCGCACCCGGCGCAGAACGCCGCGCCCCCCTACGGCGGCGCGCCGCACGGCGCGACGGGCGCCGTTCCCGAGACGCGGCTCACCTCGGGCGGCGGGGACGGGCGCCGCGGCGGCTCGTGGCTGGTGGCCACGGCGGCCGTGGTGGCGACCGCGCTGGTCGCGGCGGTCGCCGTGCTGGCACTGATGAACGGCGGGGACGACGGCGGCGGCGAGGACCAGGCGGGCGGCAGCGGCGGGAGCACGGGCCAGGGCGGGGACGCGGAAGGGGCCGAGGTCTCCCAGGAACCCACGGAACGCGAGCGCCGGTACACGCCGGGCGACCCGGAGCAGGCCATCCAGCCGTCGGCGTGCGTGAGCGCGGCGAACCACTACGACCAGGAGGAGCATCCCGGCGCGCTGACCGCCCCCGACTTCTACGACTTCCACATCGACTCGGTCAAGGCGTGCCTGCGCGCGGCGGGCTGGTCCTACGACGAGGAACTGCACTACGAGGACGAGGTCATCAAGGGCGAGGGCATGGTGCTGCGCCAGAACCCCGCGCCCGGCGAGCCGTACGACCCGGAGGAGGACGAGTTCGAGCTGACCGTGTCCACCGGCAACGAGCGCGTGAGCTGA
- a CDS encoding protein kinase domain-containing protein codes for MAHEQGAAGSGEDEPGAAGSDVPDSPESWGDNGLVGDGRYRLTYRLGRGGMAEVFAAEDVRLGRPVAVKLLRSDLAQDPVSKARFTREAQSVAGLNHHAVVAVYDSGEETVGRHVVPYIVMEVVHGQTIRELLMSAEGPPVEQSLVIVSGVLEALAYSHHHGIVHRDIKPANVIITESGAVKVMDFGIARALHGAAQTMTQTGMVMGTPQYLSPEQALGKAIDTRSDLYAVGCLLYELLTLRPPFIGESPLAVVYQHVQDMPKLPSEVSSNAPPELDGLVMRSLAKEPEDRFQSAEEMRGLVQYALRMLQEHGGHTGGLWNTGSVTGGATPPMGTPAAPARAAHADTPTSQYAAPLLMGNQGGAGDGDTPAGSGGNGRRGRMILVALLAVVAIGTGVLVAANLGGDDTADNPPAPTPTAETTGPTEEESEPEAPPETEDDVEDAPDNDYDPPQYENDDDDWSRPDTGGRPPGSGEGEPTQEETVDPTPPDETVEPTQPVDPTPPPTGDPGDPGDGGGDGDEDDGGTNTGAPGGGGEEPPTGPGVGGP; via the coding sequence ATGGCACACGAGCAAGGCGCTGCGGGCTCAGGCGAGGACGAGCCCGGAGCGGCCGGCAGCGACGTGCCCGACTCCCCGGAGTCGTGGGGCGACAACGGGCTGGTCGGCGACGGGCGTTACCGGCTGACGTACCGCCTGGGCCGGGGCGGCATGGCGGAGGTGTTCGCCGCCGAGGACGTCAGGCTCGGCCGGCCCGTCGCCGTCAAGCTGCTGCGCTCCGACCTGGCGCAGGACCCGGTGTCCAAGGCCCGCTTCACGCGCGAGGCCCAGTCCGTCGCGGGGCTCAACCACCACGCCGTCGTCGCCGTCTACGACTCGGGCGAGGAGACCGTCGGCCGCCACGTGGTGCCCTACATCGTGATGGAGGTCGTGCACGGCCAGACCATCAGGGAACTCCTGATGAGCGCCGAGGGCCCGCCCGTCGAGCAGTCGCTCGTCATCGTCTCCGGCGTGCTCGAAGCCCTGGCCTACAGCCACCACCACGGGATCGTCCACCGCGACATCAAGCCGGCCAACGTCATCATCACCGAGTCCGGCGCCGTCAAGGTGATGGACTTCGGCATCGCCCGCGCGCTGCACGGCGCGGCGCAGACCATGACGCAGACCGGCATGGTCATGGGCACCCCGCAGTACCTGTCCCCCGAGCAGGCGCTCGGCAAGGCCATCGACACCCGCTCCGACCTGTACGCGGTCGGCTGCCTGCTGTACGAGCTGCTGACGCTGCGCCCGCCGTTCATCGGCGAGAGCCCGCTCGCGGTGGTCTACCAGCACGTCCAGGACATGCCCAAACTGCCGTCCGAGGTGTCCTCCAACGCGCCGCCGGAGCTGGACGGCCTGGTGATGCGTTCGCTGGCCAAGGAGCCCGAGGACCGCTTCCAGTCCGCCGAGGAGATGCGCGGCCTGGTGCAGTACGCGCTGCGCATGCTCCAGGAGCACGGCGGGCACACCGGCGGCCTGTGGAACACGGGGTCCGTCACCGGCGGGGCCACCCCGCCGATGGGCACGCCGGCCGCCCCGGCGCGGGCCGCCCACGCGGACACGCCGACCAGCCAGTACGCGGCGCCGCTGCTCATGGGCAACCAGGGCGGCGCGGGCGACGGCGACACCCCGGCCGGGTCCGGTGGGAACGGGCGGCGCGGCCGGATGATCCTCGTCGCGCTGCTCGCCGTCGTGGCCATCGGCACGGGCGTGCTCGTGGCGGCCAACCTCGGCGGCGACGACACCGCGGACAACCCGCCGGCGCCGACGCCGACCGCCGAGACGACCGGGCCCACCGAGGAGGAGTCGGAGCCGGAGGCCCCGCCGGAGACCGAGGACGACGTCGAGGACGCGCCGGATAACGACTACGACCCGCCGCAGTACGAGAACGACGACGATGACTGGTCGCGGCCCGACACCGGCGGCCGGCCGCCCGGCTCGGGGGAGGGCGAGCCGACCCAGGAGGAGACGGTCGATCCCACGCCGCCCGACGAGACGGTCGAGCCCACGCAGCCCGTCGACCCCACTCCGCCCCCGACCGGCGACCCCGGGGACCCCGGTGACGGCGGCGGCGACGGCGATGAGGACGACGGCGGGACGAACACCGGAGCGCCGGGCGGCGGCGGCGAGGAGCCGCCGACGGGGCCAGGTGTCGGCGGTCCCTGA
- the pdhA gene encoding pyruvate dehydrogenase (acetyl-transferring) E1 component subunit alpha produces MTVESTAARGKPRRAAAETTAASGKTTASRKPAASGKAAASKKPAAPRRTAASRKPAGKRQAERPEMVQLLTPEGERVEHPDYALDTTPEQLRGLYRDMMLTRRFDAEATALQRQGELGLWPSLLGQEAAQIGSGRALRETDYVFPTYREHGVAWCRGVDPAQLLGMFRGVNHGGWDPASNRFHLYTIVIGSQALHATGYAMGVLKDGADEAVLAYFGDGASSQGDVAEAFTFAAVYNAPVVFFCQNNQWAISEPTERQTRVPLYQRAQGYGFPGVRVDGNDVLAVLAVTRAAAEHARTGQGPILVEAFTYRMGAHTTSDDPTRYRPKEELEAWEAKDPMLRLRRLIEREDAADDAFFSELQAESDALAKRVREVIRTMPDPDGMAMFEHTYADGHALVDEERAQYGAYLASFADQHEGN; encoded by the coding sequence GTGACCGTGGAGAGCACCGCCGCACGCGGGAAGCCGCGCCGCGCCGCGGCCGAGACGACTGCCGCGAGCGGGAAGACGACCGCGAGCCGGAAACCGGCCGCGAGCGGGAAGGCGGCCGCGAGCAAGAAGCCGGCCGCCCCCAGGAGGACGGCCGCGAGCCGGAAGCCGGCGGGGAAGCGGCAGGCCGAGCGGCCGGAGATGGTCCAGCTGCTCACGCCCGAGGGGGAGCGGGTCGAGCACCCCGACTACGCCCTCGACACCACGCCCGAGCAACTGCGCGGCCTGTACCGCGACATGATGCTGACCCGCAGGTTCGACGCGGAGGCGACCGCGCTCCAGCGGCAGGGCGAACTGGGGCTCTGGCCCTCGCTGCTCGGCCAGGAGGCCGCGCAGATCGGTTCCGGCCGCGCGCTGCGCGAGACGGACTACGTCTTCCCCACCTACCGCGAGCACGGCGTCGCCTGGTGCCGCGGGGTCGACCCGGCGCAGTTGCTCGGCATGTTCCGCGGCGTCAACCACGGCGGCTGGGACCCCGCGAGCAACCGCTTCCACCTCTACACCATCGTCATCGGCTCGCAGGCGCTGCACGCCACGGGCTACGCGATGGGCGTGCTCAAGGACGGCGCCGACGAGGCGGTGCTCGCCTACTTCGGGGACGGGGCGTCGAGCCAGGGCGACGTGGCCGAGGCGTTCACGTTCGCCGCCGTGTACAACGCCCCGGTCGTGTTCTTCTGCCAGAACAACCAGTGGGCGATCTCCGAGCCCACGGAACGCCAGACCCGCGTGCCGCTCTACCAGCGGGCCCAGGGCTACGGCTTCCCCGGCGTCCGCGTCGACGGCAACGACGTGCTCGCGGTGCTCGCCGTCACCCGCGCCGCCGCCGAGCACGCCAGGACCGGGCAGGGCCCGATCCTGGTCGAGGCGTTCACCTACCGCATGGGCGCCCACACCACCTCGGACGACCCGACCCGCTACCGCCCCAAGGAGGAGCTCGAAGCCTGGGAGGCGAAGGACCCGATGCTGCGACTGCGCCGCCTGATCGAGCGGGAGGACGCGGCGGACGACGCGTTCTTCTCCGAGCTCCAGGCCGAGAGCGACGCGCTGGCCAAGCGGGTGCGCGAGGTGATCCGCACCATGCCCGACCCCGACGGCATGGCGATGTTCGAGCACACCTACGCCGACGGGCACGCGCTCGTCGACGAGGAACGGGCCCAGTACGGCGCCTACCTCGCGTCGTTCGCCGACCAGCACGAGGGGAACTGA